The DNA segment GCCTCGGCAATCGCCTGATGGCCGAGGCAAACGCCGAGCAGCGGATGGCGCCGCGCGATGCAGGCTTTGGCGAGGTCGACGGAGATTCCTGCTTGCCGCGGGCCGCCCGGACCGGGCGAGATGACTACGCCCGAAACGCCGAGGGCGAAGGCTTGGCCGACATCGATGGCGTCACTCCGTTCGACCCGGATATCAGCCCCCAATGTCGCCAGATAGTCCACCAGCATGAAGGTGAAGCTGTCGACATTGTCGAGAACCAGGATCGCCGGGGCGGCCATCCGCCGCTGCTTACTGGCCCGACCCGATAATCCGCTGGCGCGCCGCGGCGATCGCGTCGGCGTCACGCTCGACGCCCTGATCGGCCTTGAGCGCGGCAAGAAACTGCTCGCCGAGCTCGTTCGACGCGGTCTGCTGGAAGGCCGACTGGGTCTGGCTGATCAGGCCGGGGTTGTTGAGCGCATTGCCGGGCGTGATCTTGTTGGTCTTGACGATCACGAAGCCGCGATTTTGCGGGTCGGCAACCAGCCGGCTCTTGCCCTCGGACAGCGAGAACATCATCCGCAACGCGGTCACGGCATCGGCATTGGCCTGGGTGATTTGCAGGCGGCGGGCCGTGACCGACTCGATCGGCGGCAGGGCGACGCCAGCAGAGGCGCGCGCCTCGTCCATGGACATGCCGCGGGCGACCTTGGCGGCAATCTCGGAAGCTACCGCGCGGGCACGATCGAGCGCCTTGCGCTTGATCCAGTCATCGCGAACCTTTTCGCGAATCTGGGCAAGCGGCGCCGGTGCGGCCTCGATCACGCGATCAACCCCGACCAGCGCATAGCCGGCGTCATTCGGCAGGGTGATGACCTCGGGATCATCGTCGACGGCCATCGCGAAGCCGGCCTGGAGCGCGGGCGCAAGTTCGGTCGGAAGGCGGAAATCGCCGTCGCCGCGCGCAGTTCCGTTGCTGAAAATGCCTGGCGTCGTCACAACCTGCAACTTGGCCGCGGCGGCGGCCTCGGCAAAGCTAGCTCCGTCAGCGATCTGGTCTTCGACCTGGGTCAAAAGGTCAGTCAGCGCTTCCTTGCGCTTGTTCGCGGCAAGCAGGGTTGCAATCTCGCCACGCGCAGCCGCCAGCGAGCGGCCCGAAGCGGCGCGAACTTCCTCGATCTTGATGACGTGCCAGCCCAGGTCGGATCGAACCGGTCCGACGATTGCACCCGATTTGGCGGAGAAGGCGGCGTTGGCGACAGTCTCGCCGGCGAGCGCGCCAAATTGTTCACGGTTCTGAGCGCCGAGCGTCACGTCGGCAGCGGCGAAGCCGGCAGGCGCGGCGGCGGCAGCAAAGGCCGCGCCGCCGCGAGCGCGGGCGGCGATACCGTCGGCTGCCGCCTTGTCCTGGACGACGGCCTGGCTGATCACCCGCGTTTCCAGACCGCCATAGGTCGCCCGGTTGGCGTTGTAATAGGCGGCAATTTCGGCGTCGGTCGGCTGGACACCGGCAACTGCTTCAGGGCCGAGTCGCGCGATTTTCAGCACCCGCTGTTCCGGAATGACGTAACGCTGCCGGTTTTGGGCGTAGAAGGATTGAAGGTCACCATCGGACGGATTGAGACCAGCGCGGAACATTTCCGCGGGAACAAGGGCCATCTGGCCTTCGCGCTGCTCTAGCAACATGTCGGCGTAGGACCGGGCCACGCCGATCGGGACGCGGGCTTCGACCGCCGCAGGCGCAACAATCAGGCGCTGCATCAGGGCGACCCGCAACATGTTGCGGAGCTGCGCGTCGGTCATCTGCTGCTGCTGCAGGAAGGCTGCATAGGCCTGGTCATTGAATTTGCCGTCGAGTCCCCGGGTCTGCGGCAGGCTGGCAATCTGTCCGTCCACCAGGCGCTTGGACAGGAAGAAGCCATGATCTTGCGCGAAGGAAAGCAAAGCCTTTTCGTCGACGAGGCTCTCAAGCAATGCACCGAACTGGCCGGCAATCGAGGCATAGGTTGCCGTCGGATCCTCACGCTGCGCATCCTGTAGCGCGCGTCGCATGCGATCGCTCAATTCGCGCTCGCTCACTTCCTCGCTGCCGACTTCGACCAAGGCCTCGCCGCCACCGCCACCCATCGTTCCCGAACGAACGTTGGAAAGATCGGCCAGCGCGAAGGAGGCAAGGATAGCCAGAAGAAACAGAACCGCGACGACGGTCCCCAGCGCGGACTTGGAAAGGTTACGGAAGGCGGCGAGCATTCAACTCTCTCGGCTTTGAAAAGGGTTGGGGTCGCTTTAGGGGCGGCATCCTGCAACAGCAAGCAAGCTGAAAGGGGAATCGGATATGGCGCGGCGCAAGCTGGTGGTGGGCAACTGGAAAATGCACGGGGTCGCGGCCAACCTGGGTCAGGTCACGCACATTTCAATCGCCGCCGAAGTTACAGATATCGACATGGCGCTGTGCCTTCCGGCGACGCTGATCGAGCGCGGAGTCCGCGCTGCGCCGGGCTTCGCGATCGGCGGACAGGACGTCCATGCCTTTCCCGAAGGCCCCCACACTGGCGCCATTTCCGCCGCCATGCTGCTGGATGCCGGCGCAAGGCTGACCATCGTCGGCCATAGCGAACGGCGCGAAGGCCAGGGCGAGACCGACGCCGATGTCAAAGCCAAGGCCGAGGCTGCCTTGTCGGCTGGCCTCGACGTCATCCTGTGCATTGGCGAGAGCGATGCGGTGCGCGAGGCTGGAAAGGCGGTGGCGACCGTCTCGGCCCAGCTCGACGCCTCGCTCCCCGACAAGGTCGCAGACCCCGCCCGTTTCTCGATCGCCTATGAACCGATCTGGGCGATCGGCACCGGCAAGATCCCCTCGGTTCACGACATTGAAGAAATGCATTCCGCACTTCGCGGGCGGTTGGTCGCAGCCTATGGCGATGCCGGCAACCAGATCCGCATCCTCTACGGCGGATCGGTCAAGGCCGCCAACGCAGCCAACATCTTCGCAGTGGACAATGTCGATGGCGCGCTGGTGGGCGGCGCGAGCCTGTTGGCGGCGGATTTCCTGCCGATCGTGGAAGCCGCGGCCCAGGCAGGCTGAGCCTCGTTCATTGAATAATCAGCAAGGGGTTGTTACCAAAGTTTCAATCATCTCAACGGGAAAGGTAACAATGCGGATTTTCGTAACGCTGGCTTCACTATCATTGGCTTTTGCTGCTCCGGCTTTCGCCCAGGCAGGTTTTGCGGTCGGGACACCGGTCACCGACGTCAAGGGCGGCGCCGTCGGCACCGTTACCGCCATCAATGGCGATGTCGTCACCGTGCGCACCGACAAGCATGAGGCCAATCTTGGCCGCGACAGCTTTACCCCGCATGAGGGCAAGCTGCTTTTCTCCATGACCCAGGCCGAACTCAATGCCGCGGTCGAAAAGGACAAGGCTGCGGCCGAAGCCTCCCTGGTGGCTGGCGCAACGGTCAACGGCCGGGCCGGAACTCCTGTCGGCACGATTGACTCGATCGACAGCGAGTTTGTCACGGTAAAGCTGGCGTCGGGCAAGCTGGTTCGCCTGCCGCGTACCGGAATCGCTGGAAGCCCCAACGGCGCGGTGATCGGCCTTACTGCCGACCAGCTCGAGGCCCAAGTCAGCGCAACGGCCCAATAAGCAGACACCATACGTCGGGCGCGCGTTGAGTTTTCAGCGCGCGCCGACTATCTGCTGCGACGATTCACTCTTTTCGAAACGGCCCGGTCCCCATGTTCACCTTCCTTCTGATCTTCCAGACGATCGTTGCAGTCGCGCTTGTCGCGGTGATTCTCATGCAGCGTTCGGAAGGCGGCGGGCTTGGGGTCGGCGGCTCGTCTTCGGGGGGCGGCCTGATGACCGCACGCGGCGCGGCGGATTTCCTGACTCGCTCGACCGCGATCCTCGGCGGGATTTTCATTTTCCTGTCGATCGCCCTGGCCGCGATCGCCGGCGTTAGCGGGGAAGCGCCGACGGTCGACACGTCGCTGGCCGCGCCGCAACCGACCCAGCCGGTGGCTCCGGCGCCGACTGAGGCACCGGCAGTTCCGCTCGCCCAATAATCAGCCCGTTCGGCCAGATTTTTTTCACTTCGACAATTTGAGCGCTTGCCTTGCAAGGGTGAGCGCCCGTAAGGCCCGACTCCCATGGCGCGGTATATTTTCATCACCGGCGGCGTGGTCTCATCGCTCGGCAAGGGTTTGTTGGCAGCTTCCTTGGGGGCGCTGTTGCAGGCGCGAGGCTTTTCGGTCCGAATCCGTAAGTTCGATCCCTATTTGAACGTCGATCCCGGGACCATGTCGCCCTATCAGCACGGCGAAGTCTACGTGACGGACGACGGGGCGGAAACCGACCTCGACCTCGGCCATTACGAACGCTTCACCGGGGTCTCTGCGCGCCAGAGCGACAACATCACTTCGGGCCGTATCTATCGCGACATTATCGCGCGCGAGCGTCGCGGCGATTATCTTGGCGCGACGGTCCAGGTCGTTCCCCATGTCACCAACGCGATCAAGGAATTCGCCCAGGCCGACATCGATGGCCTAGACTTCGTGATCTGCGAAATTGGCGGGACGGTCGGCGACATCGAAAGCCTGCCTTTCGTCGAAGCCATCCGACAGCTGAAGAACGACCTCGGCCGGGGGCAGGCGGCCTTCGTTCACACGACACTGGTCCCTTACATCGCCGCCGCCGGCGAGTTGAAGACGAAGCCGACTCAGCATTCCGTTCGGGAACTTACGAGTTACGGAATCCAGCCCGACGTGCTGCTGTGCCGCGCCGACCGGCCGATCCCGGAAAGCGAGCGCAACAAGATCGCATTGTTCTGCAACGTTCCTACTTCGGCGGTCATCCAGGCGCTCGATGCCCGGTCGATCTACGACGTGCCGCTGGCCTATCATTACGAAGGCCTGGACGCGGAAGTCCTGAAAGTGTTCGGAATCGAGGACGCGCCCGACCCCGATCTCACCCGCTGGAAAGACATCATGGACCGCGTCGACCACCCGGAAGGGGAGGTCACGATCGGCGTCGTCGGCAAATATGTCGGCCTGCCCGATGCCTACAAGAGTTTGCGCGAGGCCCTCGTCCACGGCGGGCTCGCCAACCGGGTCAAGGTCAACATCCGCTGGATCGACGCCGAACTGTTCGAAAAGGCCGACGTCGACCTAGCCGCCGAACTGGAACCGCTGCACGGCATCCTTGTACCCGGTGGGTTCGGCGAGCGCGGCAGCGAGGGCAAGATCGCCTCCGTCCGCTTCGCTCGCGAACGCGAAGTGCCCTTCTTCGGCATCTGTCTCGGCATGCAAATGGCGTGCATCGAAGGCGCGCGGAACACGGCCGGGATCGCCGATGCATCGACTACCGAGTTCGGCGATACCAGCGAGCCAGTTGTCGGCCTCATCACCGAATGGATGAGCGAGGAGGGACTGCAAAAACGGACCGCGGAGACCGACATGGGCGGGACGATGCGGCTCGGCGCCTATACGGCGCAGCTCAAGGGCAACAGCCATGCAGCCTCGATTTATGGCGCGACGGAAATCAGCGAGCGGCACCGGCACCGTTATGAGGTCAACGTCCATTATCGCGAAGCACTTGAAAAGGGCGGACTGACCTTTTCCGGCATGTCGCCCGATGGCGAATTGCCCGAAATCGTCGAACGGCCCGAGCATCCCTGGTTCATCGGGGTCCAGTTCCACCCGGAGCTCAAGAGTCGCCCGTTCAACCCCCATCCCCTGTTTTCAGGATTCATCGGGGCGGCTTTGAAGCAGTCTCGCCTGGTTTAAGTTGCTGAGTTTAACGCAGATTATTTGATTCATTTGCCGTTAAGGCGAAGAGTCGTTACGTCGGCGACATGCAGGGAAAAATGACCATCGCAATGATCCTCGCGGCTTTCGGTTCGACCGTCAGCTTTGCTGCCGAGGTCACCAAGCGGCCGGCCTGCCCCAAGACGGAGCAGGCTCCGACCCAGACCCAGCGCCAGCAGGCGCCGCGTGCCGAATCGCAGCCGCGCAAGGCTCGGCCAAGCGGGTGTCCGCTGACCCGCGCAATCCCGGCCGTGGTCGACCCGACCCCGTTCTTCCTGATCTGATTACCGTCCCATTGCCCGACTGGCGCCTCGCCCTTAATTGGGCGGGATGAGCAACGTCATTTCGACCCGACTGCTGGTGCTTGGTTCCGGCCCTGCCGGCCTGACCGCCGCCATTTATGCCGCCCGCGCCGGCCTATCCCCGATCGTCGTCCAGGGCATCCAGCCTGGCGGTCAGCTGACCACCACGACGGACGTCGAAAACTATCCGGGATTCCGCGATGTCATCCAGGGCCCCTGGCTGATGGAGGAGATGCAGGCTCAAGCCGAGCATGTCGGCACCAAAATGGTGTGGGACCATGTCAGCGAAGTCGACCTTTCCCGGCGGCCCTTCGTATTGAAGGGTGACAGCGGCGAATATCATGCCGACACGCTGGTCATCGCTACCGGCGCACAAGCCAAATGGCTTGGCCTTCCTTCCGAAGAACATATGAAGGGGAAGGGCGCATCGGCCTGCGCCACCTGCGACGGCTTCTTCTATCGTGGCAAGAAGGTCGCGGTGATCGGTGGCGGCAACACCGCGGTCGAGGAAGCGCTTTACCTCACCAACCACAGCCATGACGTGACCTTGATTCATCGCCGCGATTCGCTTCGCGCCGAGAAGATCTTGCAGGACAGGCTGTTTGCCCATCCCAACATCAAGATTATCTGGGACAGCGAGGTCGCCGAATTCGTCGGTGGCGGCCAGCCCGAGGCGCTGGTGGGACTCGATATTCGCAACCTGAAGACCGGCGCGGTCAGCCGTCTTGATGTTGACGGCGCCTTCGTTGCCATCGGTCACAAGCCCGCCACCGAATTGTTCCACGGTAAGCTCAAGCTCGACAGCGATGGCTATATCGAAGTCGAAACCGGCACCACGCGCACTTCGGTCGAAGGCGTGTTCGCGTGCGGCGACGTGATGGACAAGATATATCGCCAGGCGGTCACCGCCGCCGGCACCGGTTGCATGGCGGCTCTCGACGCAGAGCGCTTCCTCGCAGCCGAGGAATTCGAGGCGCTCCAGGCAGCGGAATAATTTCCGGGCGCTACCTAGGTCAGAGAAAGCCGCTGTGCGAGCGCAAGAAGGCGGCCGAAGCTCATCAGGTCTTCCGCCTCGACATCCTCATCCTCGATCAGGATGCCAAGCCGCTCTTCCATCTCGGTGAGCAGGGTTGCGACCGCCATCGAATCGAATTCAGGCAGGGCGCCGAACAGCTCGGTCTCTTCATCGAACGCCGCGGCGCGCTCCGCGGATATCCCCAGCACGTCGACCAGTAGCGCGCGCAGCGTCGCATCCACTTCCGCGCGAT comes from the Sphingomonas xanthus genome and includes:
- a CDS encoding peptidylprolyl isomerase, yielding MLAAFRNLSKSALGTVVAVLFLLAILASFALADLSNVRSGTMGGGGGEALVEVGSEEVSERELSDRMRRALQDAQREDPTATYASIAGQFGALLESLVDEKALLSFAQDHGFFLSKRLVDGQIASLPQTRGLDGKFNDQAYAAFLQQQQMTDAQLRNMLRVALMQRLIVAPAAVEARVPIGVARSYADMLLEQREGQMALVPAEMFRAGLNPSDGDLQSFYAQNRQRYVIPEQRVLKIARLGPEAVAGVQPTDAEIAAYYNANRATYGGLETRVISQAVVQDKAAADGIAARARGGAAFAAAAAPAGFAAADVTLGAQNREQFGALAGETVANAAFSAKSGAIVGPVRSDLGWHVIKIEEVRAASGRSLAAARGEIATLLAANKRKEALTDLLTQVEDQIADGASFAEAAAAAKLQVVTTPGIFSNGTARGDGDFRLPTELAPALQAGFAMAVDDDPEVITLPNDAGYALVGVDRVIEAAPAPLAQIREKVRDDWIKRKALDRARAVASEIAAKVARGMSMDEARASAGVALPPIESVTARRLQITQANADAVTALRMMFSLSEGKSRLVADPQNRGFVIVKTNKITPGNALNNPGLISQTQSAFQQTASNELGEQFLAALKADQGVERDADAIAAARQRIIGSGQ
- the tpiA gene encoding triose-phosphate isomerase; the protein is MARRKLVVGNWKMHGVAANLGQVTHISIAAEVTDIDMALCLPATLIERGVRAAPGFAIGGQDVHAFPEGPHTGAISAAMLLDAGARLTIVGHSERREGQGETDADVKAKAEAALSAGLDVILCIGESDAVREAGKAVATVSAQLDASLPDKVADPARFSIAYEPIWAIGTGKIPSVHDIEEMHSALRGRLVAAYGDAGNQIRILYGGSVKAANAANIFAVDNVDGALVGGASLLAADFLPIVEAAAQAG
- the secG gene encoding preprotein translocase subunit SecG; this translates as MFTFLLIFQTIVAVALVAVILMQRSEGGGLGVGGSSSGGGLMTARGAADFLTRSTAILGGIFIFLSIALAAIAGVSGEAPTVDTSLAAPQPTQPVAPAPTEAPAVPLAQ
- a CDS encoding CTP synthase, whose amino-acid sequence is MARYIFITGGVVSSLGKGLLAASLGALLQARGFSVRIRKFDPYLNVDPGTMSPYQHGEVYVTDDGAETDLDLGHYERFTGVSARQSDNITSGRIYRDIIARERRGDYLGATVQVVPHVTNAIKEFAQADIDGLDFVICEIGGTVGDIESLPFVEAIRQLKNDLGRGQAAFVHTTLVPYIAAAGELKTKPTQHSVRELTSYGIQPDVLLCRADRPIPESERNKIALFCNVPTSAVIQALDARSIYDVPLAYHYEGLDAEVLKVFGIEDAPDPDLTRWKDIMDRVDHPEGEVTIGVVGKYVGLPDAYKSLREALVHGGLANRVKVNIRWIDAELFEKADVDLAAELEPLHGILVPGGFGERGSEGKIASVRFAREREVPFFGICLGMQMACIEGARNTAGIADASTTEFGDTSEPVVGLITEWMSEEGLQKRTAETDMGGTMRLGAYTAQLKGNSHAASIYGATEISERHRHRYEVNVHYREALEKGGLTFSGMSPDGELPEIVERPEHPWFIGVQFHPELKSRPFNPHPLFSGFIGAALKQSRLV
- the trxB gene encoding thioredoxin-disulfide reductase, giving the protein MSNVISTRLLVLGSGPAGLTAAIYAARAGLSPIVVQGIQPGGQLTTTTDVENYPGFRDVIQGPWLMEEMQAQAEHVGTKMVWDHVSEVDLSRRPFVLKGDSGEYHADTLVIATGAQAKWLGLPSEEHMKGKGASACATCDGFFYRGKKVAVIGGGNTAVEEALYLTNHSHDVTLIHRRDSLRAEKILQDRLFAHPNIKIIWDSEVAEFVGGGQPEALVGLDIRNLKTGAVSRLDVDGAFVAIGHKPATELFHGKLKLDSDGYIEVETGTTRTSVEGVFACGDVMDKIYRQAVTAAGTGCMAALDAERFLAAEEFEALQAAE
- a CDS encoding acyl carrier protein translates to MATEGGAFVAWDDRAEVDATLRALLVDVLGISAERAAAFDEETELFGALPEFDSMAVATLLTEMEERLGILIEDEDVEAEDLMSFGRLLALAQRLSLT